The Candidatus Edwardsbacteria bacterium nucleotide sequence AAACAATTTTCTTTTGCAGCACCAACACCAGTATTACCAAGGGCAGGGTTATCACCGTGGCGGCGGCGAATATGATGCCCCAGGGCATTTCATACAGGCCCGGGAACATGGCGATGCCCACGGTCACAGTCCTCATGCTCTCCCGGGTGTTGAGGGTCAGGGCCAGCAGGAATTCATTCCAGCAGAAGATGAACACCAGGATAGCCGTGGTAAATACGCCGGGGGCAGCCAGCGGCAGAAATACATGCCAGATGGTGCTTCCAAAGCCGGCCCCGTCCAGGGCGGCCGCCTCTTCTAATTCTGGCGGCAGCTGCCGGAAGAAGTTATAAAGCATCCAGACGGCCAGGGGCAGGTTAAACCCGATATAGGGGATTATCAATCCCCAATAGGTATTCAGCAGTCCGGCCCGGCGCAAAATCAGGAACAGCGGGCTAATGGCGGCGATCTGGGGGAGCATGGCCGCCGACAATATGGCCAGCATGAAGGCATTCTTATATCTTAGCCGCATCCTGGCCAGGGCATAGGCGGCCAGGCAGCCGATGGCGATGGACAGCACCGCAGTCGCACTGGAAATAATGAAGCTGTTGGCAATGTATCGCAGGAATGAATAACGTCCCGAGAATACATCCAGATAATTTTTGAAATAAAGGGCACTGGGCCAGCTGCTGCCGGAAGCGATCTCAGCCGGAGACATCAGCGATGTCAGTATCTGCCATATAAAGGGCAGCGCAATCGGGAGCAAAAACAAGATCGCGAAGCCATAGGGCGCTATTTTAGCTACCTTTTTCATAACGCTCTCCTGGCCATCATTCTTACATAGACCAGGCTGAAGGACATCACCAGCAGGAACAAGGCCATGGACATGGCAGATCCGTAACCGAAATCAAGGTGGGAAAAAAGCGTTTTGTAGTTATACAGCGACAGCACCTCGGTGCTGCCGGCCGGGCCGCCCCCGGTCATCACCATTATCAGGTCGAACACTCTGAGGGCGTCTATGGTCCTGAAAAGCAAAGCCAACAGAATGGTGGGCCAAAGCAGGGGAAGGGTGATCATCCTGAATTTCTGGAAAGCTCCCGCCCCGTCGACCTCGGCTGCCTGGTACAGCTCAATCGGAATCATCTGCAGGCCGGCCAGTATTATCAGCGCCACAAAAGGCGCCGTTTTCCAAACTTCGGCCATCACTATGGCGGTCCAGGTCAAGGCCGGATCTGCCAGCCATACTAGCGGCGCGGGTATCAGGCCGACCAAATCCAGCAGCCGGTTGGCCAATCCCAGCCGGTCGTTGAACATCCATCCCCATATCATTGCCGCTATCACGGTGGGCACGGCCCAGGGGATCATCACCACCGCCCTCACCAGCCCCCTTCCCCTGACCAGAGAGTGCATCATCAGGGCCAGGCCGAACCCTACCGATATCTCCAGAGTCAGCGTTACCGACACAAAAAGCATGGTCCGGAAGACCGAAGCGGTGAATCGGTGATCGCCCAGCAGGGCGATATAATTGTTCAGCCCGATAAAATCGCGGATGCCGGTCCCCAGCGAATGCTTGAACAGCGAAAGATAGAAGCAGTATCCCAGAGGAACCAGCAGCACCAGAACTATCACGGCCAAAGCCGGCAGCAACAGCAGATAGGGTAATTTCCTGTTGGCTCCCACCATTTTCTCACACTTTCTGCAATCCCTCCGCACCCAGCGGCGTGGGATAGATGAATACCACCAGATAGGATGACATCACCATGGTAAAGATGGTCACCATCTGTATCATCTGCCAGGTCCGGCCGTCTATATGACCCAGGCCGAACAGGGCGGCAGCAATGATCAGGGCGAACTCGCTGGACTGGGAAAGTCTGATCGCCGCCTCCCGGGAAAAATTTTTCGTCTCCCCTACCACCCGGAATAATATGCCAAAGCTGAACATCTTGATGGCCATCACGGCCAGGGACAGAATCAATGCTGGTATTATTATAGCGCCCGCCTGGCCAAAGTTGAACCGGGCGCCCAGCACGAAGAAAAAGAAAACCAGGAAAAAATCCCGGAACTGTTTCAATCCCTCGGACAGGAACAGGGCCAGCGGCTCCCTGGCCAGGGCCACCCCGGCAATGAAGGCCGCCGCCTCAGGGGAAAACCCTATCAGATGCGCCACCAGGGCCAGTCCCAAACCCCATCCTAAGGCCATCAGGAAAAGAACCTCATGATAGTGCTGAACCCGCCGCAATATTCTTCGCAGCAGAAAATGTTCAAAGGCCAAGGCCGCTGCCGCCAGAACTATCCCCTTCACCAAAAGCAACAGGGGATGGCCGGTGCCGCTTATCAACATCAGCACCCCGACGGCGATGATGTCCTCGGTAATCAGAATGGCTATAACAAAAGCCCCCATCCGTTGGTGATGCAGGGTGGTGGTGGGAATCAGTTTGATCACCAGAATGGTGCTGGTGAAGATCATGGTCAACCCGATAAGCAGACTGGAACTGAAGCCATAGCCGAAAGCCAGCGCTATCAAGGCAACTCCAACCCATATTACCAGGCTCTGGCCCAAGAGGACGACAGTCGCCTGTTTGAACAGCTGCTTCAGCCGCCGGGGATGCAGGACCAGTCCGGCATGGAACAGCAGCAGTATTATCCCCAGCTGGGAGACGGCATTGACGAAGCTTACGTCCCTGACCAGCTTGAAACCCCAGGGCCCGATCAGCGCCCCGCAGACCAGATAACCGATAATCAGCGGCTGCCGGGAGATTATCGCCAGCCACGACAGCACCGCAGAGAACACCACTATCACGCTTATGTCGCTGATGTATTTTTCCATTGCCCTGCTCCAGATGGAGTTGATTTTAACCCAGGGTCAGGCCCATTTTGAAGATCACATACACCCCCAACAGGTACAGCCCGAAAATAACGGCCGCATCCCAACCCACTTTGATC carries:
- a CDS encoding carbohydrate ABC transporter permease, whose product is MKKVAKIAPYGFAILFLLPIALPFIWQILTSLMSPAEIASGSSWPSALYFKNYLDVFSGRYSFLRYIANSFIISSATAVLSIAIGCLAAYALARMRLRYKNAFMLAILSAAMLPQIAAISPLFLILRRAGLLNTYWGLIIPYIGFNLPLAVWMLYNFFRQLPPELEEAAALDGAGFGSTIWHVFLPLAAPGVFTTAILVFIFCWNEFLLALTLNTRESMRTVTVGIAMFPGLYEMPWGIIFAAATVITLPLVILVLVLQKKIVSGLMAGAIKS
- a CDS encoding sugar ABC transporter permease, with protein sequence MVGANRKLPYLLLLPALAVIVLVLLVPLGYCFYLSLFKHSLGTGIRDFIGLNNYIALLGDHRFTASVFRTMLFVSVTLTLEISVGFGLALMMHSLVRGRGLVRAVVMIPWAVPTVIAAMIWGWMFNDRLGLANRLLDLVGLIPAPLVWLADPALTWTAIVMAEVWKTAPFVALIILAGLQMIPIELYQAAEVDGAGAFQKFRMITLPLLWPTILLALLFRTIDALRVFDLIMVMTGGGPAGSTEVLSLYNYKTLFSHLDFGYGSAMSMALFLLVMSFSLVYVRMMARRAL
- a CDS encoding cation:proton antiporter, which translates into the protein MEKYISDISVIVVFSAVLSWLAIISRQPLIIGYLVCGALIGPWGFKLVRDVSFVNAVSQLGIILLLFHAGLVLHPRRLKQLFKQATVVLLGQSLVIWVGVALIALAFGYGFSSSLLIGLTMIFTSTILVIKLIPTTTLHHQRMGAFVIAILITEDIIAVGVLMLISGTGHPLLLLVKGIVLAAAALAFEHFLLRRILRRVQHYHEVLFLMALGWGLGLALVAHLIGFSPEAAAFIAGVALAREPLALFLSEGLKQFRDFFLVFFFFVLGARFNFGQAGAIIIPALILSLAVMAIKMFSFGILFRVVGETKNFSREAAIRLSQSSEFALIIAAALFGLGHIDGRTWQMIQMVTIFTMVMSSYLVVFIYPTPLGAEGLQKV